One Pseudomonas ekonensis DNA window includes the following coding sequences:
- the aroE gene encoding shikimate dehydrogenase, which yields MDRYVVFGNPIGHSKSPMIHSLFAGQTGQQLDYSTLLAPLDGFSDCATAFFREGRGANVTVPFKEEAYRLADSLTARAQRAGAVNTLSRQADGSLLGDNTDGAGLVRDLTVNAGFSLTGKRILLLGAGGAVRGALEPLLAEQPASVIIANRTVDKAELLAELFCDLGPVSASGFDWLQEPVDVIINATSASLTGDVPPIAPSLIEPGKTLCYDMMYGKEPTAFCRWANEHGAGVVMDGLGMLAEQAAEAFFLWRGVRPDTAPVLAELRRQLAQ from the coding sequence ATGGACCGTTACGTCGTTTTCGGCAACCCGATCGGCCACAGCAAGTCGCCGATGATCCACAGCCTGTTCGCCGGGCAGACCGGCCAGCAGCTCGACTACAGCACCCTGCTGGCGCCGCTGGACGGCTTCAGCGACTGCGCCACGGCGTTTTTCCGGGAGGGGCGCGGCGCCAACGTGACCGTGCCGTTCAAGGAGGAGGCCTATCGCCTGGCCGACAGCCTGACAGCCCGCGCGCAACGGGCCGGCGCGGTGAACACCCTGAGCCGGCAGGCCGACGGCAGCCTGCTCGGCGACAACACCGACGGCGCCGGACTGGTGCGCGACCTGACGGTCAACGCCGGTTTCAGCCTGACCGGCAAACGCATCCTGCTGCTGGGGGCCGGCGGCGCGGTGCGTGGCGCGCTGGAGCCGTTGCTGGCCGAGCAGCCGGCGTCGGTGATCATCGCCAACCGCACGGTGGACAAGGCCGAGCTGCTGGCTGAACTGTTCTGCGACCTGGGGCCGGTGTCGGCCAGCGGTTTCGACTGGCTGCAGGAGCCGGTGGACGTGATCATCAACGCCACCTCGGCCAGCCTCACCGGCGATGTGCCGCCGATCGCCCCGAGCCTGATCGAGCCGGGCAAGACCCTGTGCTACGACATGATGTACGGCAAGGAACCCACCGCGTTCTGCCGCTGGGCCAACGAACACGGCGCCGGGGTGGTGATGGACGGGCTGGGGATGCTCGCCGAGCAGGCGGCGGAAGCGTTTTTCCTGTGGCGCGGGGTGCGCCCCGACACCGCGCCGGTGCTGGCCGAACTGCGCCGCCAATTGGCGCAATGA
- the hemF gene encoding oxygen-dependent coproporphyrinogen oxidase translates to MTTRTDAVKAYLLDLQDRICAALETEDGGTRFVEDAWSRPAGGGGRTRVIENGAVIEKGGVNFSHVFGSGLPPSASAHRPELAGRGFEALGVSLVIHPHNPHVPTSHANVRFFIAEKEGEEPVWWFGGGFDLTPYYGNEEDCVHWHRIAAQACAPFGPDVYPRYKAWCDTYFHIKHRHEPRGIGGLFFDDLNEWDFDTSFAFMRAIGDAYIDAYLPIVQRRKHEAFTAKQREFQEFRRGRYVEFNLVYDRGTLFGLQSGGRTESILMSLPPQVRWAYDWKAEPGSEEARLTDYFLQDRDWLAQA, encoded by the coding sequence ATGACGACCCGCACCGACGCCGTAAAGGCGTATCTGCTCGACCTGCAAGACCGCATCTGCGCCGCGCTGGAAACCGAAGACGGCGGCACGCGCTTCGTCGAAGACGCCTGGTCCCGTCCGGCCGGCGGCGGCGGTCGCACCCGGGTGATCGAGAACGGCGCGGTGATCGAAAAGGGCGGCGTCAACTTTTCCCACGTCTTCGGCAGCGGCCTGCCGCCGTCGGCCAGCGCCCACCGGCCGGAGCTGGCCGGACGCGGCTTCGAGGCCCTTGGCGTGTCGCTGGTGATCCATCCGCACAACCCGCACGTGCCGACGTCCCACGCCAACGTGCGCTTCTTCATCGCCGAAAAGGAAGGCGAGGAGCCGGTCTGGTGGTTCGGCGGCGGCTTCGACCTGACCCCGTACTACGGCAACGAAGAAGACTGCGTGCACTGGCACCGCATCGCCGCGCAGGCCTGTGCGCCGTTCGGCCCGGACGTCTACCCGCGCTACAAGGCCTGGTGCGACACCTACTTCCACATCAAGCACCGCCACGAACCGCGCGGTATCGGCGGCCTGTTCTTCGATGACCTGAACGAGTGGGACTTCGACACCAGCTTCGCCTTCATGCGCGCCATCGGCGATGCCTACATCGACGCCTACCTGCCGATCGTCCAGCGCCGCAAGCACGAGGCGTTCACCGCCAAGCAGCGCGAGTTCCAGGAGTTCCGCCGCGGGCGCTACGTCGAATTCAACCTGGTCTACGACCGCGGCACCCTGTTCGGCCTGCAATCGGGCGGGCGCACCGAGTCGATCCTGATGTCCCTGCCGCCGCAGGTGCGCTGGGCCTACGACTGGAAAGCCGAGCCCGGCAGCGAAGAGGCGCGCCTGACCGACTATTTCCTGCAAGACCGCGACTGGCTGGCCCAGGCCTGA
- a CDS encoding NADPH:quinone reductase encodes MAKRIQFRAHGGPDVLEYVDHSPVEPGPQQVRVSNKAIGLNFIDTYYRSGLYSPPSLPSGLGAEGAGIVEAVGSAVTRFKVGDRVAYGSGPLGAYSDVHVLPEANLVHLPDAIGFETAAGVMLKGLTVQYLLRQTYELKGGETILFHAAAGGVGLLACQWAKALGVKLIGTVSSKEKAELAKANGAWATIDYSHENVAQRVLELTDGKKVPVVYDGVGKDTWPASLDSVAPRGLVVSFGNASGAVEGVNLGILAAKGSLYVTRPTLATYANNAESLQRMADELFGMIAAGKLKVEIGQRYPLADAAKAQAELSARRTTGSTILLP; translated from the coding sequence ATGGCCAAGCGTATCCAGTTCCGCGCCCACGGCGGCCCCGACGTGCTCGAGTACGTCGACCACTCGCCCGTCGAGCCCGGCCCGCAGCAGGTCCGCGTGAGCAACAAGGCCATCGGCCTGAACTTCATCGACACCTACTACCGCAGCGGCCTGTATTCGCCGCCGTCCCTGCCGTCGGGGCTCGGCGCCGAGGGCGCCGGCATCGTCGAGGCGGTGGGCAGCGCGGTGACCCGGTTCAAGGTCGGCGACCGCGTGGCCTACGGCAGCGGCCCGCTGGGCGCCTACAGCGACGTGCATGTCCTGCCCGAAGCCAACCTGGTGCACCTGCCGGACGCCATCGGTTTCGAGACCGCCGCCGGCGTGATGCTCAAGGGCCTCACCGTGCAGTACCTGCTGCGCCAGACCTACGAGCTCAAGGGCGGCGAAACCATTCTGTTCCACGCCGCGGCCGGCGGCGTCGGCCTGCTCGCCTGCCAGTGGGCCAAAGCCCTGGGCGTGAAACTGATCGGCACCGTCAGTTCGAAAGAAAAGGCTGAACTGGCCAAGGCCAACGGCGCCTGGGCGACCATCGACTACAGCCACGAAAACGTCGCGCAACGGGTGCTGGAGCTGACCGACGGCAAGAAGGTCCCGGTGGTGTACGACGGCGTCGGCAAGGACACCTGGCCGGCCTCGCTGGACAGCGTGGCCCCGCGGGGGCTGGTGGTGAGCTTCGGCAATGCGTCCGGCGCGGTGGAAGGGGTCAACCTGGGGATCCTCGCGGCCAAAGGCTCGCTGTACGTGACCCGCCCGACCCTGGCGACCTACGCCAACAACGCCGAGAGCCTGCAGCGCATGGCCGACGAGCTGTTCGGGATGATCGCCGCCGGCAAGCTCAAGGTGGAGATAGGCCAACGCTATCCGCTGGCGGACGCCGCCAAGGCGCAGGCCGAACTGTCGGCGCGGCGCACCACCGGCTCGACCATCCTGTTGCCCTGA
- a CDS encoding L-threonylcarbamoyladenylate synthase has translation MVNSWRMQQAAREIRAGAVIAYPTEAVWGLGCDPWNEEAVDRLLAIKNRSADKGLILVADNIRQFDFLFEDFPQEWIDRMAATWPGPNTWLVPHQNLLPEWITGVHDTVALRVSDHPQVRDLCALVGPLVSTSANPQGRPAARTRLRVEQYFRGQVDLVLGGMLGGRKNPSLIRDLATGNVVRPA, from the coding sequence ATGGTCAACAGTTGGCGTATGCAGCAAGCCGCACGAGAGATTCGCGCCGGGGCGGTGATTGCCTACCCAACCGAAGCCGTCTGGGGGCTGGGGTGCGACCCGTGGAACGAAGAGGCGGTGGATCGGCTGCTGGCGATCAAGAACCGCTCGGCGGACAAGGGGCTGATCCTGGTCGCCGACAACATCCGTCAGTTCGACTTCCTGTTCGAAGACTTCCCGCAGGAATGGATCGACCGCATGGCCGCCACCTGGCCCGGGCCGAACACCTGGCTGGTGCCGCACCAGAACCTGCTGCCCGAGTGGATCACCGGCGTGCATGACACCGTGGCGCTGCGGGTCAGCGATCACCCGCAGGTGCGCGACCTGTGCGCGTTGGTGGGGCCGCTGGTGTCGACGTCGGCCAACCCCCAGGGGCGTCCGGCGGCGCGCACGCGGCTGCGGGTCGAGCAGTACTTCCGCGGCCAGGTCGACCTGGTGCTGGGCGGCATGCTCGGCGGGCGCAAGAACCCGAGCCTGATCCGCGACCTGGCGACCGGCAACGTGGTGCGCCCGGCCTGA
- the dprA gene encoding DNA-processing protein DprA: protein MQLSACTPVSPAELEARLRLHRLPDIGPKRFAKLLEAFGSASKAISAPASAWRALGLPATCAEARRCPQVRDGASHALRWLERPDRHVLMWGQPDYPALLAQIADPPPLLFVAGDPQILEKPQLAMVGSRRASRPGTDSAAAFSRSLAGAGFVITSGLALGIDAAAHQAAVDVGGRTVGVLGTGLENFYPQRNRRLADAMIASGSAVVSEFPLDTGPVAGNFPRRNRIISGLSLGVLVVEASVASGSLITARLAAEQGREVFAIPGSIHHPGARGCHQLIRDGAALVETIEHILEALRGWQRVPLSTAPSPVDHPLLRLLHAAPHTSEALAQSSGWALPKVLAALTELEMDGHAVCESGRWLARVS, encoded by the coding sequence ATGCAACTGTCTGCCTGTACGCCGGTTTCTCCGGCGGAACTGGAGGCGCGTTTGCGCCTCCACCGATTGCCGGACATAGGTCCCAAACGTTTCGCCAAACTGCTCGAAGCCTTCGGCTCGGCGTCCAAGGCCATCAGCGCACCGGCCAGCGCCTGGCGGGCGCTGGGGTTGCCGGCGACCTGCGCCGAGGCCCGGCGCTGCCCGCAGGTGCGCGACGGCGCCAGCCACGCATTGCGCTGGCTAGAGCGGCCGGACCGGCATGTGCTGATGTGGGGCCAGCCCGATTACCCGGCGCTGCTGGCGCAGATTGCCGATCCGCCGCCGCTGCTGTTCGTGGCCGGCGACCCGCAGATCCTGGAGAAGCCGCAACTGGCGATGGTCGGCAGCCGCCGGGCGTCGCGCCCTGGAACGGACAGCGCCGCTGCGTTCTCGCGCAGCCTGGCCGGGGCCGGTTTCGTCATCACCAGCGGGTTGGCGCTGGGCATCGACGCGGCGGCGCACCAGGCCGCCGTGGATGTCGGCGGACGCACCGTCGGCGTGTTGGGCACGGGGCTGGAAAATTTTTATCCACAGCGCAACCGACGGCTGGCCGACGCGATGATCGCCTCCGGCAGCGCGGTGGTGTCGGAGTTTCCGTTGGACACCGGCCCCGTCGCCGGCAACTTTCCCCGGCGCAACCGGATCATCAGCGGCCTGTCGCTGGGTGTGCTGGTGGTCGAGGCCAGCGTGGCCAGCGGTTCGCTGATCACCGCCCGGCTGGCGGCGGAACAGGGGCGCGAGGTCTTCGCGATACCCGGCTCGATCCATCACCCCGGCGCCCGGGGCTGTCATCAGCTGATCCGCGACGGCGCGGCACTGGTGGAGACCATCGAGCACATCCTCGAAGCCTTGCGCGGCTGGCAGCGCGTGCCGTTATCCACAGCCCCGTCGCCGGTCGATCACCCGTTGCTGCGGCTGCTGCATGCCGCGCCGCACACCAGCGAAGCCCTGGCCCAAAGCAGCGGCTGGGCCCTGCCCAAAGTGCTGGCGGCGCTGACCGAGCTGGAAATGGACGGCCACGCCGTGTGCGAAAGCGGCCGCTGGCTGGCGCGGGTGAGCTGA
- a CDS encoding LysM peptidoglycan-binding domain-containing protein — MRKTLFALLLLASAGVAHGQVQLKEGFPRQYTVVSGDTLWDISGKYLREPWQWPQLWHANPQIENPNLIYPGDTLTLDYVDGQPRLTLNRGASRGTIKLSPRVRSSPVAEAIPSIPLKSINSFLLSNRIVDKVEDFDKAPYIVAGDAERVLSGTGDRIFARGRFDMSRPVYGIFRQGKVYTDPQSKEFLGINADDVGGGEIIATEGDVATLALQRTTQEVRLGDRLFSGEERSINSTFMPSAPQTDINGLIIDVPRGVTQIGAMDVVTLNKGKRDGLAEGNVLAVMKTGETVRDRITGQPLKIPDERAGLLMVFRTYDKLSYGLVLNATRSLAVLDKVRNP, encoded by the coding sequence ATGAGGAAAACACTGTTCGCCCTGCTGCTTCTGGCCTCGGCCGGCGTCGCGCACGGGCAAGTGCAGCTCAAGGAAGGTTTTCCACGGCAATACACGGTGGTTTCGGGGGACACCCTCTGGGACATCTCCGGCAAATACCTGCGCGAGCCCTGGCAATGGCCGCAGCTGTGGCACGCCAACCCGCAGATCGAAAACCCCAACCTGATCTACCCGGGCGACACGCTGACGCTCGACTACGTCGACGGCCAGCCGCGCCTGACCCTCAACCGCGGCGCCTCGCGCGGCACCATCAAGCTGTCGCCGCGGGTGCGCAGCAGCCCGGTGGCCGAGGCCATCCCGAGCATTCCGCTCAAGTCCATCAACAGCTTCCTGCTCAGCAACCGGATCGTCGACAAGGTCGAGGATTTCGACAAGGCGCCGTACATCGTCGCCGGCGATGCCGAACGGGTGCTCAGCGGCACCGGCGACCGGATCTTCGCCCGCGGCCGCTTCGACATGAGCCGGCCTGTGTACGGGATCTTCCGCCAGGGCAAGGTCTACACCGACCCGCAGAGCAAGGAATTCCTGGGGATCAACGCCGATGACGTCGGCGGCGGCGAGATCATCGCCACCGAAGGCGACGTGGCCACCCTCGCCCTGCAGCGCACCACCCAGGAAGTGCGCCTGGGCGACCGCCTGTTCAGCGGCGAGGAGCGTTCGATCAACTCGACCTTCATGCCCAGCGCGCCGCAGACCGACATCAACGGCCTGATCATCGACGTGCCGCGGGGCGTCACCCAGATCGGCGCCATGGACGTGGTGACCCTGAACAAGGGCAAGCGCGACGGCCTGGCCGAAGGCAACGTGCTGGCGGTGATGAAGACCGGGGAAACCGTGCGCGACCGGATCACCGGCCAGCCGCTGAAGATCCCGGACGAGCGCGCCGGCCTGCTGATGGTGTTCCGCACCTACGACAAGCTCAGTTACGGCCTGGTGCTGAACGCCACGCGCTCGCTGGCGGTGCTGGACAAGGTGCGCAACCCTTAG
- the def gene encoding peptide deformylase, whose translation MAILNILEFPDPRLRTIAKPVAVVDDEVRQLVDDMFETMYEAPGIGLAATQVNVHKRIVVMDLSEDRTEPRVFINPEFEPLTDEMEQYQEGCLSVPGFYENVDRPQKVKIKALDRDGQPYELIAEGLLAVCIQHECDHLNGKLFVDYLSTLKRDRIKKKLEKLHRQNA comes from the coding sequence ATGGCCATTTTGAACATCCTCGAATTTCCGGACCCGCGCCTTCGCACTATCGCCAAACCCGTGGCCGTAGTGGACGACGAAGTGCGTCAACTGGTCGATGACATGTTTGAAACAATGTATGAAGCGCCGGGCATCGGCCTCGCCGCGACCCAGGTCAACGTGCACAAGCGTATCGTCGTGATGGACCTTTCCGAAGACCGCACCGAGCCCCGGGTGTTCATCAACCCCGAGTTCGAACCGCTGACCGACGAGATGGAGCAGTACCAGGAAGGCTGCCTGTCGGTGCCGGGCTTCTACGAGAACGTCGACCGACCGCAGAAAGTGAAGATCAAGGCCCTGGACCGCGACGGCCAGCCTTACGAACTGATCGCCGAAGGCCTGCTCGCGGTGTGCATCCAGCACGAATGCGACCACCTCAACGGCAAGCTGTTCGTCGATTACCTGTCCACGCTCAAACGCGACCGCATCAAGAAGAAACTGGAAAAGCTCCACCGCCAGAACGCTTGA
- the fmt gene encoding methionyl-tRNA formyltransferase, with product MTEPLRIVFAGTPEFAAEHLKALLDSPYEIVAVYTQPDRPAGRGQKLMPSPVKQLAVDNHIPVLQPPTLRNADAQAELAALKPDLMVVVAYGLILPQAVLDIPRLGCINSHASLLPRWRGAAPIQRAVEAGDAESGVTVMRMEAGLDTGPMLLKVITPIGADDTGGSLHDRLAEMGPPAVVQAIAGLAAGTLEGEVQDDGLATYAHKLNKDEARIDWRRPAIELERLVRAFNPWPITHSTLDGEALKVLAATLADGKGAPGTILSASKDGLVVACGDQALCLTRLQLPGGKALNFSDLFNSRREKFAVGTVLGETADAP from the coding sequence ATGACTGAGCCACTGCGCATCGTTTTTGCCGGCACCCCGGAATTCGCCGCCGAACACCTCAAGGCCCTGCTCGACAGCCCTTACGAGATCGTGGCGGTCTACACCCAACCGGACCGGCCGGCCGGCCGCGGGCAAAAACTGATGCCGAGCCCGGTCAAGCAACTGGCTGTGGATAACCATATCCCGGTGCTGCAGCCGCCGACGCTGCGCAATGCCGACGCCCAGGCCGAACTGGCCGCGCTCAAGCCTGACCTGATGGTGGTGGTGGCCTACGGCCTGATCCTGCCGCAGGCGGTGCTGGACATCCCGCGCCTGGGCTGCATCAACAGCCATGCCTCCCTGCTGCCGCGCTGGCGCGGTGCGGCGCCGATCCAGCGCGCCGTGGAAGCGGGCGACGCCGAAAGCGGCGTGACCGTGATGCGCATGGAGGCCGGCCTGGACACCGGCCCGATGCTGCTGAAGGTCATCACCCCGATCGGCGCCGACGACACCGGCGGCAGCCTGCACGACCGCCTCGCCGAGATGGGCCCGCCGGCCGTGGTGCAGGCGATCGCCGGCCTCGCCGCCGGGACGCTGGAAGGCGAAGTGCAGGACGACGGCCTCGCCACCTACGCCCATAAGCTGAACAAGGACGAGGCGCGCATCGACTGGCGCCGTCCGGCCATCGAACTGGAGCGCCTGGTGCGCGCCTTCAACCCGTGGCCGATCACCCACAGCACCCTCGACGGCGAAGCGCTGAAAGTGCTGGCGGCCACCCTGGCCGACGGCAAGGGCGCCCCCGGCACCATCCTCAGCGCCAGCAAGGACGGTCTGGTCGTCGCCTGCGGCGACCAGGCGCTGTGCCTGACCCGCCTGCAACTGCCCGGCGGCAAGGCGCTGAACTTCAGCGACCTGTTCAACAGCCGCCGCGAGAAATTCGCCGTCGGCACCGTCCTCGGCGAAACGGCGGACGCCCCATGA
- the rsmB gene encoding 16S rRNA (cytosine(967)-C(5))-methyltransferase RsmB, whose protein sequence is MNPRLAAAKALAAVLSGKASLNSSLPTQLDKVEDRDRGFTQDLAFGTARWQPRLSALAEKLLQKPFKAADADVEALMLVGLYQLLYTRVPAHAAIGETVGCADKLKKPWAKGLLNAVLRRAQRESEALFAELARDPVVRTAHPRWLQKSLKAFWPEQWEAICEANNAHPPMILRVNRRHHSRDAYLALLTGAGIAAQPCTFSRDGIVLEAAADVRSLPGFAEGWISVQDEAAQLAADLLDLAPGQRVLDACCAPGGKTCHILEAEPALAGVVAVDLEAKRLVRVRENLDRLGLSAELIAADGRDTAAWWDGKPFQRILLDAPCSATGVIRRHPDIKLTRQADDIAALAQLQGELLDTMWKTLEVGGILLYATCSTLPTENTEVIAAFLERTPGARELDLATAAGVKQPHGRQLLAQQGGHDGFYYAKLIKIAAARG, encoded by the coding sequence ATGAACCCACGTCTGGCCGCCGCCAAGGCCTTGGCCGCCGTCCTCAGCGGCAAAGCCTCGCTCAACAGCTCCCTGCCCACGCAACTGGACAAGGTCGAGGACCGCGACCGCGGCTTCACCCAGGACCTGGCGTTCGGCACCGCCCGCTGGCAGCCGCGGCTGTCGGCCCTGGCGGAAAAACTGCTGCAGAAGCCGTTCAAGGCCGCCGACGCGGACGTCGAGGCCTTGATGCTGGTGGGCCTCTACCAACTGCTCTACACCCGGGTGCCGGCCCATGCGGCCATCGGCGAAACCGTCGGCTGCGCCGACAAGCTCAAGAAGCCCTGGGCCAAAGGCCTGCTCAACGCCGTGCTGCGCCGGGCGCAACGGGAAAGCGAAGCGCTGTTCGCCGAACTGGCCCGGGATCCGGTGGTACGCACCGCCCACCCGCGCTGGCTGCAGAAATCCCTGAAGGCCTTCTGGCCCGAGCAGTGGGAAGCGATCTGCGAGGCCAACAACGCACACCCGCCGATGATCCTGCGGGTCAACCGCCGCCACCACAGCCGCGACGCCTACCTCGCGCTGCTGACCGGCGCCGGGATCGCCGCGCAGCCGTGCACTTTCAGCCGCGACGGCATCGTGCTTGAGGCCGCCGCCGACGTACGCAGCCTGCCGGGTTTTGCCGAGGGCTGGATCAGCGTCCAGGACGAAGCCGCGCAACTGGCCGCCGACCTGCTGGACCTGGCGCCGGGCCAACGGGTGCTGGACGCCTGCTGCGCCCCCGGCGGCAAGACCTGCCACATCCTCGAAGCCGAACCGGCGCTGGCCGGCGTGGTGGCGGTGGACCTGGAAGCCAAGCGGCTGGTGCGGGTCCGGGAAAACCTCGACCGCCTCGGCCTCAGCGCCGAGCTGATCGCCGCCGACGGCCGCGACACCGCCGCCTGGTGGGACGGCAAGCCGTTCCAGCGGATCCTGCTCGACGCGCCGTGCTCGGCCACCGGCGTGATCCGCCGCCATCCGGACATCAAGCTCACCCGCCAGGCCGACGACATCGCCGCCCTCGCGCAACTGCAGGGCGAGCTGCTCGACACAATGTGGAAAACCCTCGAGGTGGGCGGCATCCTGCTCTACGCCACTTGCTCGACCTTGCCCACCGAGAACACCGAGGTCATCGCCGCGTTCCTTGAGCGCACCCCCGGCGCCCGGGAGCTGGACCTGGCCACGGCGGCCGGCGTCAAGCAGCCCCACGGCCGCCAGCTACTGGCCCAACAGGGCGGGCACGACGGGTTCTACTACGCCAAGCTGATCAAGATCGCTGCCGCGCGCGGCTAA
- the trkA gene encoding Trk system potassium transporter TrkA, translating to MKIIILGAGQVGGTLAEHLASEANDITVVDTDGERLRDLGDRLDIRTVQGRGSLPTVLRQAGADDADMLVAVTNSDETNMVACQVAHTLFHTPTKIARVREAAYLTREEQLFQNEAIPVDVLISPEQVVTNYIKRLIQHPGALQVIDFAEGQAQLVAVRAYYGGPLVGQQLRQLREHMPNVETRVAAIFRRDRPILPQGDTVIEADDEVFFIAARENIRAVMSEMRRLDETYKRIVIAGGGQIGERLAEAIESRYQVKIIEMNPARCRYLSDTLDSTVVLQGSASDRDLLLEENIADADIFLALTNDDEANIMSSLLAKRLGAKKVMTIINNPAYVDLIQGGDIDIAISPQLATIGTLLAHVRRGDIVSVHSLRRGAAEAIEAVAHGDAKSSKVIGKAIEHIALPPGTTIGAIIRDEEVIIAHDDTVIQAGDHVILFLVDKKHIRDVEKLFHVGLSFF from the coding sequence ATGAAGATCATCATCCTCGGCGCGGGGCAGGTCGGCGGCACGCTGGCCGAACACCTGGCCAGCGAAGCCAACGACATCACCGTGGTCGACACCGACGGCGAACGCCTGCGCGACCTCGGCGACCGCCTCGACATCCGCACCGTGCAGGGCCGCGGCTCGCTGCCCACCGTGCTGCGCCAGGCCGGCGCGGACGACGCCGACATGCTGGTGGCGGTGACCAACAGCGACGAAACCAACATGGTCGCCTGCCAGGTCGCCCACACCCTGTTCCATACCCCGACCAAGATCGCCCGGGTGCGCGAGGCCGCCTACCTGACCCGCGAAGAGCAGCTGTTCCAGAACGAAGCGATTCCGGTGGACGTGCTGATCAGCCCCGAGCAGGTGGTCACCAACTACATCAAGCGCCTGATCCAGCACCCGGGCGCGCTGCAAGTGATCGACTTCGCCGAAGGCCAGGCCCAACTGGTGGCGGTGCGCGCCTACTACGGCGGGCCATTGGTGGGCCAGCAGCTGCGCCAGCTGCGCGAGCACATGCCGAACGTCGAGACCCGGGTCGCCGCGATCTTCCGCCGCGACCGGCCGATCCTGCCCCAGGGCGACACGGTGATCGAGGCCGACGACGAAGTCTTCTTCATCGCCGCCCGGGAGAACATCCGCGCGGTGATGAGCGAAATGCGCCGCCTCGACGAAACCTACAAGCGCATCGTCATCGCCGGCGGCGGGCAGATCGGCGAACGGCTGGCCGAGGCCATCGAAAGCCGCTATCAGGTGAAGATCATCGAGATGAACCCGGCGCGCTGCCGCTACCTCTCCGACACCCTCGACAGCACCGTGGTGCTGCAGGGCAGCGCCTCGGACCGCGACCTGCTGCTGGAAGAGAACATCGCCGACGCCGACATCTTCCTGGCCCTGACCAACGACGACGAGGCCAACATCATGTCGTCGCTGCTGGCCAAGCGCCTCGGGGCGAAGAAGGTGATGACGATCATCAACAACCCGGCCTATGTCGACCTGATCCAGGGCGGCGACATCGACATCGCCATCAGCCCGCAGCTGGCGACCATCGGCACCCTGCTGGCCCACGTGCGCCGCGGCGACATCGTCAGCGTGCACTCGCTGCGCCGGGGCGCGGCGGAGGCCATCGAGGCGGTGGCCCACGGCGACGCGAAGTCGAGCAAGGTCATCGGCAAGGCCATCGAACACATCGCCCTGCCGCCGGGCACCACCATCGGCGCGATCATCCGCGACGAAGAAGTGATCATCGCCCACGACGACACGGTGATTCAGGCCGGCGACCATGTGATCCTGTTCCTGGTGGACAAGAAGCACATCCGCGATGTGGAGAAGCTGTTCCATGTGGGGTTGAGCTTCTTCTGA
- a CDS encoding tetratricopeptide repeat protein → MIESLEKMLAKGVDNALLRFGLGKGYLDLGENAKAAEHLQRCVAFDPKYSAAWKLLGKAQLASGEPAAARQAWEQGLEAARAHGDKQAEKEMTVFLKKLDRQPR, encoded by the coding sequence ATGATCGAATCCCTGGAAAAAATGCTCGCCAAGGGTGTGGATAACGCACTGCTGCGCTTCGGCCTGGGCAAGGGTTACCTGGATCTGGGGGAGAACGCCAAGGCGGCTGAGCATCTGCAGCGCTGCGTGGCGTTCGATCCGAAGTATTCGGCGGCGTGGAAGCTGCTGGGCAAGGCGCAGCTCGCGTCGGGCGAGCCCGCCGCCGCACGCCAGGCGTGGGAGCAGGGCCTGGAGGCCGCCCGCGCCCACGGCGACAAGCAGGCGGAAAAGGAAATGACGGTGTTCCTCAAGAAGCTCGACCGCCAGCCCCGCTGA
- a CDS encoding PilZ domain-containing protein, translating to MSEHRKSFRIKITHESFGECLGQTRNLSTTGVYVEHPRLASLPKGAVVYGQVQDLPTGAPRVRMEVVTVDAEGIGLRYL from the coding sequence ATGTCCGAACACCGCAAATCGTTTCGCATCAAGATCACTCACGAGAGCTTCGGCGAATGCCTGGGCCAGACCCGCAACCTGTCCACGACCGGGGTGTACGTCGAGCATCCGCGCCTGGCGTCGTTGCCCAAGGGCGCGGTGGTGTACGGCCAGGTCCAGGACTTGCCCACAGGCGCGCCGCGGGTGCGGATGGAAGTGGTGACGGTGGACGCCGAAGGCATCGGCCTCCGTTACCTGTAG